One window of Nostoc sp. C052 genomic DNA carries:
- a CDS encoding aliphatic sulfonate ABC transporter substrate-binding protein has product MPALKGKFEFRKSQRTTRRSLLFALGYCLMLSTVLSSCGEAKNNTQQSTATPESTASSSTTTEKSTEKQVVRIVRSKQLSALAVLEKQGSLEKRLEPLGFKVQWPEFAAGPQQLEALNANGLDIASTAESPPVFSQAAGAPLVYLATTRPSGKAISLLVPVNSPIKSVTDLKGKKVAFQKASIGHYLLVKALEDAGLKLSDVQSVFLAPPDANAAFSQSKVDAWYIWEPFATRNVQNKIARVLADGGKLRDTGNFYSTSRQFYQAHPDVIKVFLEELEKAEIWTKDHPKEVAQLLAPVTQLDPPTLEIMHKKYDYGLLPITDKTITKQQEVADKWYSLGLIPKKVNVKEGFLTPEEYAKITPSEVLANK; this is encoded by the coding sequence ATGCCAGCTTTAAAAGGAAAGTTTGAATTCAGGAAAAGTCAGAGAACAACACGTCGTTCGTTGTTGTTTGCTTTGGGCTACTGCTTAATGCTATCGACAGTCTTATCAAGTTGTGGTGAAGCCAAAAATAACACTCAGCAATCGACAGCTACCCCTGAGTCTACTGCTTCATCTAGTACTACTACAGAGAAGTCAACTGAGAAACAAGTAGTGCGGATTGTACGTTCAAAACAACTTTCCGCTTTAGCAGTTTTAGAAAAGCAGGGTTCCTTAGAAAAGCGATTAGAGCCTCTGGGTTTTAAAGTACAGTGGCCTGAATTTGCCGCTGGGCCACAACAGCTAGAAGCTCTGAATGCCAATGGACTAGATATCGCATCTACAGCCGAATCGCCTCCTGTCTTCTCGCAAGCAGCAGGAGCGCCTCTTGTTTATCTAGCTACTACACGCCCTAGTGGTAAAGCTATTTCACTTTTAGTTCCGGTGAACTCTCCGATTAAAAGTGTTACCGATTTGAAAGGTAAAAAAGTAGCTTTCCAGAAAGCCTCCATCGGTCACTACTTATTAGTTAAAGCATTAGAAGATGCCGGACTAAAACTGAGCGATGTCCAATCAGTTTTTTTAGCGCCGCCAGATGCAAATGCGGCATTTAGTCAGAGTAAGGTGGATGCTTGGTATATTTGGGAGCCATTCGCTACTAGAAATGTACAAAATAAAATCGCTCGTGTTTTAGCAGATGGTGGTAAGTTACGGGATACTGGTAACTTTTACTCAACCTCACGCCAGTTTTATCAGGCTCATCCTGATGTTATCAAAGTGTTTCTAGAGGAGCTTGAAAAAGCAGAAATCTGGACTAAGGATCATCCCAAAGAAGTGGCACAATTACTTGCTCCTGTGACTCAGCTAGATCCACCAACTCTAGAAATAATGCATAAGAAATATGACTATGGGTTGCTACCAATCACTGATAAAACTATTACCAAGCAACAGGAAGTTGCAGATAAATGGTACAGCTTAGGACTTATCCCCAAAAAGGTGAATGTTAAAGAGGGATTTTTGACACCTGAAGAGTACGCCAAAATTACTCCTTCAGAGGTTCTAGCGAATAAGTAA
- a CDS encoding aliphatic sulfonate ABC transporter substrate-binding protein yields MADEYILNTKYVEAKDKVECKFSVLIAACLITMPMAIFGCSQEIKTTQNEASSISTQSQSQTVSNTPQKQELRVVYSKLGSLAVMRKQGTLEKSLAGKNFTVKWLEFAAGPQALEALNAGSLDIAATAESPPIFAQAAGTPLVYIATTPFNGRGVSFLVPKNSPIKSVADFKGKKISFQKASIAHYVLLKALQKEGLKLSDIQSLFLPPPDANVAFSQGGIDVWVIWEPYITRNVQKNLGRVLIDGQGLQDLGGFYTTSRKFAKEHPEILKIFIEEFIKAEDWSQKNIDKLAELETGDVGIDVPTLKTIHSKAVYGLLPITDEVVKKQQQIADLWYAQGLLPKKVNVKDGVLTPEEYAAFTPDSIKSNK; encoded by the coding sequence ATGGCAGATGAGTATATCCTAAATACTAAATATGTAGAAGCGAAAGATAAAGTTGAGTGCAAATTCTCTGTATTGATAGCTGCTTGCTTGATCACAATGCCAATGGCTATATTTGGTTGCAGCCAAGAAATTAAAACTACTCAAAATGAAGCATCCTCAATTAGTACACAATCTCAGAGTCAAACAGTTTCTAATACTCCACAAAAACAAGAGCTACGAGTTGTTTATTCTAAACTTGGTTCTCTTGCAGTGATGAGAAAGCAAGGAACTCTAGAAAAAAGTTTGGCAGGAAAGAATTTTACAGTCAAGTGGCTAGAGTTTGCTGCTGGTCCACAAGCCTTAGAAGCGTTAAATGCTGGTTCTCTTGATATCGCAGCCACAGCTGAATCACCACCTATATTTGCTCAAGCCGCAGGTACACCTCTTGTGTATATTGCAACGACTCCATTTAATGGTAGAGGAGTTTCTTTTTTAGTACCAAAAAACTCTCCGATTAAAAGTGTCGCTGATTTTAAAGGTAAAAAAATCTCCTTTCAAAAAGCCTCTATTGCCCACTATGTTTTACTAAAAGCCTTACAAAAAGAGGGACTAAAACTAAGTGATATACAATCTCTTTTTCTCCCACCTCCAGATGCAAATGTAGCTTTTAGTCAGGGCGGAATTGATGTTTGGGTAATTTGGGAACCTTACATTACCAGAAATGTCCAAAAAAATCTTGGTCGTGTATTGATAGATGGACAAGGACTCCAGGATCTTGGTGGCTTTTATACTACCTCACGTAAATTTGCAAAAGAGCATCCTGAAATTCTCAAAATTTTTATAGAGGAGTTTATCAAAGCTGAAGATTGGTCACAGAAAAATATTGATAAGTTAGCAGAACTGGAGACAGGTGACGTTGGCATTGATGTACCTACCCTCAAAACAATTCATAGTAAAGCAGTATATGGTCTACTACCAATTACTGATGAAGTTGTTAAAAAGCAACAACAAATAGCTGATTTATGGTATGCACAAGGACTTCTACCAAAGAAGGTTAATGTCAAAGATGGAGTACTCACTCCAGAAGAATATGCAGCATTTACACCTGATTCAATTAAATCTAATAAGTAA
- a CDS encoding TauD/TfdA family dioxygenase: MSTSTLTKVKIRSIDAPLGAIVTDLDASQAIAPEVILQLKEALRDRHILIFKDQKLSDQKLLNFSLYFGALFVPSDETPVLASKPGETPVVIPISNVDGGYTGTGELTFHSDHKWTPTPSSGSLLYALEIPTHGGDTYWLNTNLAYEALDEATKERIADLQLITYNPFLRDRNAPRSLYRLDKNIPLISPVFPHPLVRTHPESGKKHLYLDAATEVEIVGLEPEEGSKLIEQLRQHLNQPKFYYEHKWSVGDIVYWDNQATLHYRQAFDPNERRVLKRVSLAGSRPF, translated from the coding sequence ATGTCTACCTCGACTTTGACAAAGGTTAAAATTAGGTCTATTGATGCCCCTTTGGGAGCTATCGTTACCGATCTGGATGCTAGTCAAGCGATCGCACCTGAAGTTATCCTACAACTTAAGGAAGCTCTGCGCGATCGCCACATCTTAATCTTCAAAGACCAAAAGCTCTCCGATCAAAAACTTTTGAACTTTTCTCTATACTTTGGCGCACTCTTCGTACCATCTGATGAAACTCCAGTATTGGCTTCTAAACCAGGAGAAACTCCGGTAGTGATTCCGATTTCCAACGTCGATGGTGGCTATACCGGTACTGGAGAATTAACTTTTCATTCTGACCACAAATGGACTCCTACCCCATCTAGTGGTTCGCTTCTTTATGCGTTGGAAATACCAACTCATGGTGGAGATACTTATTGGTTAAACACCAATTTAGCTTATGAAGCATTAGATGAAGCTACCAAAGAACGAATTGCAGATTTGCAGTTAATTACCTACAACCCATTTTTGCGAGATCGGAATGCACCCCGCTCTTTGTATCGTTTAGATAAGAATATTCCTTTAATAAGTCCGGTCTTTCCCCATCCTTTAGTTAGGACACATCCAGAAAGTGGTAAAAAACATCTTTATTTAGATGCTGCTACAGAAGTGGAAATTGTCGGGTTAGAGCCGGAAGAAGGATCAAAACTGATTGAACAGTTAAGGCAACATCTAAATCAACCCAAGTTCTATTACGAACACAAATGGTCAGTAGGTGATATTGTTTACTGGGATAATCAAGCTACTTTGCATTACCGTCAAGCATTTGATCCGAATGAACGACGAGTATTGAAGCGGGTTAGCCTTGCAGGCAGTCGTCCCTTTTAG